In the Magnetospira sp. QH-2 genome, one interval contains:
- a CDS encoding NAD(P)-binding protein codes for MNQQTSNTALNYRRYTDGDQNWQRFEDKIFQAGWSYKCPTYIHKTPPCQGSCPSGHDIRGWLAIARGMDKPPVEGMPWQEYAFRRMTEANPFPATMGRVCPAPCEDGCNRNEVDDFVGINSVEQYVGDWAIENKMSFPKPAKESGKKVAVIGGGPAGLAAAFFLRRDGHGVTVFESLPELGGMMRYGIPGYRTPREMLDAEIGRIIDMGVEAKTGVQVGVDMSIGDLESEFDAIFWAIGAQKGRGLPISSWENTPNCLTGVDFLRAFNEGRLKYVTKRIVVVGGGDTSIDVASVARRLGHISTVNEKDRPENIVLGHTAHDVAGAAAREGVASTLTSLFPIEEMTAADHERQDALREGVDIKGGVMPLEVLKDSNGRAIGLKMCECDMDGMRPIPREGTEFTIDCDLVVSAIGQMGDMTGIESVDNGNGFIEADKTFRVKGQEKPHFAGGDIIRPHLLTTAIGQGSIAAESIDKVLAGAEELGKRPRVDVHHFNLMDELRGRGLEPEKAQGPTRGTSDEDFAVHNYEDRSFAEIIPHNDLFLGHFPFKERNKRPEIQIGSDEVLGNFQERIQSLSEEGAQDEGARCMSCGMCFECDNCVIYCPQDAVHRTKKAERAVGRYVFTEYTRCIGCHICADVCPTGYIDMGLGE; via the coding sequence ATGAATCAACAAACGTCGAATACGGCCCTGAATTACCGTCGGTATACCGACGGCGATCAGAATTGGCAGCGCTTCGAAGACAAGATCTTCCAGGCGGGTTGGTCCTACAAGTGCCCGACCTACATCCATAAGACCCCGCCGTGCCAGGGCAGCTGCCCCTCGGGTCATGATATCCGTGGCTGGCTGGCCATTGCCCGCGGCATGGACAAGCCGCCGGTGGAAGGCATGCCGTGGCAGGAATATGCGTTCCGGCGCATGACCGAAGCCAATCCCTTCCCGGCGACCATGGGCCGCGTCTGCCCGGCGCCTTGCGAAGACGGCTGCAACCGTAACGAGGTCGATGATTTCGTTGGCATCAACTCGGTCGAGCAGTATGTCGGCGACTGGGCCATCGAGAACAAGATGTCGTTTCCGAAACCAGCCAAGGAATCCGGTAAGAAGGTCGCCGTCATCGGTGGTGGCCCGGCCGGTCTCGCCGCCGCCTTCTTCCTGCGCCGAGATGGCCATGGGGTGACGGTGTTCGAATCCCTGCCTGAACTGGGCGGCATGATGCGCTACGGCATTCCCGGGTATCGTACCCCGCGTGAGATGCTGGACGCTGAAATCGGTCGGATCATCGACATGGGCGTGGAAGCCAAGACCGGCGTCCAAGTAGGTGTCGATATGAGCATCGGTGATCTGGAAAGCGAATTTGACGCCATTTTCTGGGCCATCGGCGCCCAGAAGGGCCGTGGCCTGCCGATTTCCAGCTGGGAAAACACCCCCAACTGTCTGACCGGCGTGGACTTCCTGCGCGCCTTCAACGAAGGCCGCCTAAAATATGTGACCAAGCGCATTGTCGTGGTTGGCGGTGGTGACACCTCCATCGACGTGGCCTCTGTGGCCCGCCGCCTGGGTCACATTTCCACCGTCAACGAAAAGGATCGTCCGGAGAACATCGTTTTGGGTCATACCGCCCACGACGTGGCCGGCGCCGCGGCCCGCGAAGGCGTGGCCTCGACCCTGACCTCCTTGTTCCCGATCGAGGAAATGACCGCCGCCGATCACGAGCGTCAGGATGCGCTGCGCGAAGGTGTCGACATCAAGGGCGGCGTGATGCCTTTGGAAGTTCTCAAGGACTCCAACGGTCGCGCCATTGGCCTGAAGATGTGCGAGTGCGACATGGACGGCATGCGCCCGATCCCGCGCGAAGGCACCGAGTTCACCATCGATTGCGACCTGGTGGTTTCGGCCATTGGTCAGATGGGCGACATGACTGGCATCGAGTCCGTGGACAACGGCAATGGTTTCATCGAGGCCGACAAGACCTTCCGGGTCAAGGGCCAGGAAAAGCCGCACTTTGCCGGTGGTGACATCATCCGTCCGCACCTGCTGACCACCGCCATCGGTCAGGGCTCCATCGCCGCCGAGAGCATCGACAAGGTTCTGGCCGGGGCCGAGGAACTGGGCAAGCGCCCGCGTGTCGACGTGCATCACTTCAATTTGATGGACGAGCTGCGCGGTCGTGGTCTGGAGCCCGAAAAGGCGCAGGGTCCGACCCGGGGAACCTCGGACGAAGATTTCGCGGTTCACAACTACGAAGACCGCTCCTTCGCCGAGATCATCCCGCACAACGACCTGTTCCTGGGCCACTTCCCCTTCAAGGAGCGCAACAAGCGTCCGGAAATCCAAATCGGATCCGACGAAGTGCTGGGCAACTTCCAAGAGCGCATCCAGTCGCTCTCTGAAGAAGGCGCACAGGACGAAGGCGCCCGCTGCATGAGCTGTGGCATGTGCTTCGAATGCGACAACTGCGTGATCTATTGCCCGCAGGATGCCGTACATCGCACCAAGAAAGCCGAGCGCGCCGTGGGTCGGTACGTGTTTACCGAATACACCCGCTGCATCGGTTGTCACATCTGTGCCGATGTCTGCCCGACCGGCTACATCGACATGGGCCTCGGGGAGTAA
- the dsrO gene encoding sulfate reduction electron transfer complex DsrMKJOP subunit DsrO, with protein sequence MTDHRQELSHDAAKRQFLSGSVAAAATMTLAPGILLVAPKAADAAVTGPVTDKVRWGLLIDTTKCDAGCDTCVGACKTEHGWGDEKKSDSFQDTQWIRKVAVKNPSTGFSFSLPMMCQHCENPPCADVCPTGASFKRADGIVLVDKHICIGCRYCIMACPYKARSFVHEDLMMQKPHSPRGKGTVESCNMCSHRVDNGKIPACVEACAAKAKGAMMFGDLNDPNSDIAKKVATIATTQIRADLGLNPGVLYHGF encoded by the coding sequence ATGACCGACCATCGCCAAGAACTCTCGCATGATGCCGCCAAACGTCAGTTCCTTAGTGGTTCCGTCGCCGCCGCTGCGACCATGACCCTTGCCCCCGGTATTTTGCTGGTGGCACCGAAGGCCGCCGACGCGGCGGTCACCGGCCCGGTCACCGACAAGGTCCGTTGGGGCCTGTTGATCGATACCACCAAATGCGATGCCGGTTGCGACACCTGTGTAGGTGCCTGCAAGACCGAGCACGGCTGGGGCGACGAAAAAAAGAGCGACTCCTTTCAAGATACCCAGTGGATCCGCAAGGTGGCCGTGAAGAACCCCAGCACCGGTTTTTCCTTTTCGCTGCCGATGATGTGCCAGCATTGCGAAAACCCGCCCTGCGCCGACGTCTGCCCCACCGGGGCCTCGTTCAAGCGCGCGGATGGGATCGTGCTGGTGGACAAGCATATCTGCATTGGCTGCCGCTATTGCATCATGGCCTGCCCCTACAAGGCACGGTCCTTCGTGCATGAAGACCTGATGATGCAAAAGCCGCATTCGCCGCGCGGCAAGGGCACGGTGGAGAGCTGCAACATGTGCTCCCACCGGGTGGATAACGGCAAGATCCCTGCCTGCGTGGAAGCCTGCGCGGCCAAGGCCAAAGGCGCCATGATGTTTGGGGATCTCAACGATCCCAATAGCGACATCGCCAAAAAGGTCGCCACGATCGCAACGACCCAGATCCGGGCCGACCTGGGACTGAACCCGGGCGTTCTGTACCACGGCTTCTGA
- a CDS encoding CbiX/SirB N-terminal domain-containing protein encodes MDRSFKDAALVIIGHGSTQNPQSSKATLDHADDLRQRDLFAEVRVGFWKEAPKLDQCLEGIAAETIYLVPNLACKGYITGEVIPAAMGLTGTITERDNKKLVLCDPVGTHPLMAEVLADRACSIITEHGLHPDHTCLILVGHGSSRNRKSAIQTEAVAAKLAEMQLAADVRTAFLEHPPLVNEWHNDTAKGNVIVIPFMISNGLHGAEDVPRLLSLDPLDPALIHLAETGTPAGPFERHGRQVWYCRAVGCERRIADVILRQVESASRI; translated from the coding sequence ATGGATAGGTCATTCAAGGACGCGGCTCTGGTGATCATCGGCCATGGGTCGACCCAGAATCCCCAGTCCTCCAAGGCAACCCTGGACCATGCCGACGACCTGCGCCAACGCGACCTGTTCGCCGAGGTCCGGGTGGGGTTTTGGAAAGAAGCACCGAAATTGGACCAGTGCCTGGAAGGTATTGCCGCCGAGACGATCTATTTGGTGCCCAACCTGGCCTGCAAAGGCTATATCACCGGCGAGGTGATCCCGGCGGCCATGGGACTGACTGGAACCATTACCGAACGGGACAATAAAAAGCTGGTGCTCTGCGATCCGGTGGGTACGCACCCGCTAATGGCGGAAGTATTGGCCGACCGGGCCTGCTCGATCATCACTGAGCATGGCCTCCACCCGGATCATACCTGCCTGATCCTGGTGGGCCATGGGTCCAGCCGCAATCGCAAATCCGCCATTCAAACCGAGGCCGTGGCCGCCAAGCTTGCCGAGATGCAGCTGGCCGCCGATGTGCGCACCGCCTTTTTGGAACACCCGCCCTTGGTCAACGAATGGCACAATGATACCGCCAAAGGTAATGTCATCGTCATTCCCTTCATGATTTCCAACGGCTTGCACGGAGCCGAAGATGTGCCCCGTTTGTTGAGCCTGGACCCTCTCGACCCCGCGCTGATTCATTTGGCCGAGACCGGCACCCCTGCTGGCCCCTTTGAACGCCACGGACGGCAAGTGTGGTACTGCCGCGCCGTCGGCTGCGAACGGCGAATCGCCGACGTCATTTTGCGTCAGGTTGAGAGTGCTTCCAGGATTTAA
- a CDS encoding cobyrinate a,c-diamide synthase: MGHVYISAAHKSSGKTTVSIGLCAALARRGLDVRPFKRGPDYIDPLWLGRAAGSPCHNLDFHVQSADEIRDAFDHRSQGGDISLIEGNKGLYDGMDLEGVDCNAALAKLLRAPVILVIDCQGMTRGVAPLVLGNQAFDPEVEIGGIILNKVGGPRHEEKLRAVLAHYTEIPVLGAVHKNVGLEIKERHLGLMPSNEDPMARAQIEAIADAIEACVDLDQLLTIANQAPASPAPSPRPTPPTKDLRIAVARDAAFGFYYPGDLEALEAAGAALVFLDMTRDQKLPPVDGLFLGGGFPETQAAALSANHAIRTQVREALEGGLPAYAECGGLMYLSRSVEWQGETHEMVGFIPGRTVMGARPQGRGYTRLKETGAGPWPLCDETGQPMAFPAHEFHYSRLIDCDPGLTYAWQVLRGHGIDGQNDGIVINNVLAGYGHMRHVADNPWTERFVAFVRAQRQDRRNLVAGGTR; encoded by the coding sequence ATGGGTCACGTCTATATATCCGCCGCCCACAAGTCGTCGGGCAAAACGACGGTCAGCATCGGCCTCTGTGCCGCGCTGGCCCGTCGTGGGTTGGATGTGCGCCCCTTCAAGCGCGGGCCGGACTATATCGACCCCCTTTGGCTGGGCCGCGCCGCCGGATCTCCTTGCCACAACCTGGATTTCCACGTGCAGTCCGCCGACGAGATCCGCGATGCCTTTGATCATCGAAGCCAAGGGGGCGATATTTCCTTGATCGAAGGCAACAAAGGTCTCTACGACGGCATGGACCTGGAAGGCGTCGATTGCAATGCCGCTCTGGCCAAGTTATTGCGGGCGCCGGTGATCCTGGTCATCGACTGCCAGGGCATGACCCGGGGCGTGGCCCCTTTGGTGCTGGGCAATCAGGCCTTCGATCCCGAGGTAGAGATCGGCGGAATCATCCTCAATAAAGTCGGCGGGCCGCGCCACGAAGAAAAACTGCGGGCGGTGTTGGCGCACTACACGGAAATACCGGTGCTCGGCGCGGTGCATAAGAACGTGGGATTGGAGATCAAGGAACGGCACCTGGGCCTGATGCCCAGCAACGAGGATCCAATGGCCCGGGCGCAAATCGAGGCCATCGCCGATGCGATCGAGGCTTGCGTGGATCTGGACCAATTGCTGACAATTGCCAACCAGGCACCGGCCTCGCCCGCCCCCTCCCCTCGCCCGACCCCGCCGACCAAGGACCTGCGGATCGCTGTGGCTCGTGATGCGGCCTTCGGATTCTATTATCCCGGCGACCTGGAAGCCCTGGAAGCGGCCGGGGCAGCGCTTGTGTTCCTGGACATGACCCGCGACCAGAAACTTCCGCCCGTGGACGGCTTGTTCCTCGGCGGTGGTTTTCCGGAAACCCAAGCGGCGGCGCTGAGTGCCAACCATGCCATACGAACGCAGGTGCGCGAGGCTTTGGAGGGCGGCCTGCCCGCCTATGCCGAATGTGGCGGCCTGATGTATCTGTCGCGCTCGGTGGAATGGCAAGGCGAAACCCACGAGATGGTCGGCTTTATCCCCGGACGCACGGTAATGGGTGCCCGGCCCCAAGGACGCGGCTATACCCGCCTGAAGGAAACCGGCGCGGGCCCCTGGCCCCTGTGTGACGAGACAGGACAGCCAATGGCCTTTCCGGCCCACGAATTCCATTATTCCCGTTTGATCGATTGCGACCCGGGTTTGACCTATGCCTGGCAGGTCTTGCGCGGACACGGCATCGATGGGCAGAATGACGGCATCGTCATCAACAATGTTCTGGCCGGATACGGCCATATGCGCCATGTGGCGGACAACCCCTGGACAGAGCGCTTCGTCGCTTTCGTCCGGGCACAAAGACAAGACCGCCGAAATCTGGTGGCCGGAGGAACCCGATGA
- the nrfD gene encoding NrfD/PsrC family molybdoenzyme membrane anchor subunit — translation MKRIYLDHVDASGSKYYTLLAWLGLIVAVGLGCMYYMEHNGHWVTGMNNEVVWGTPHVFAVFLIVAASGALNVASVSSVFSRKMYKPLAPLSTVLSVSLLAGGLAVLVLDLGRPDRLTVAMTSYNFKSIFSWNIYLYTGFFVIVLAYLWTMMERRMHAVAPRMGLFAFVWRLALTTGTGSIFGFIVARQAFDAAIMAPMFIVFSFAYGLAFFNLVVMAIYSWTDREMGLFVTHRMSGMLRIFVAGSFYFVIVYHLTNLYATEHHGWETFVLMNGGIYTTLFWVGQVGIGYVLPMILLFHSGTRENRGAIAGASILVILGGMAQMYVTIIGGQAFPLVLFPGLEVSSSFADGVVASYTPSGWEVGLGVMGFAITLLIVTVAIKALRIVPNSLADKFLDPDYEKTQAQLAKEEALAEQA, via the coding sequence ATGAAACGGATCTATCTGGATCATGTGGACGCCTCGGGCAGCAAGTACTACACCCTGCTCGCCTGGCTTGGCCTGATCGTCGCCGTCGGACTGGGCTGCATGTATTACATGGAGCACAACGGACATTGGGTCACCGGCATGAACAACGAAGTCGTCTGGGGCACCCCGCATGTCTTCGCCGTGTTCCTGATTGTTGCCGCCTCCGGCGCGCTGAATGTCGCTTCTGTCAGCTCTGTTTTCAGTCGCAAGATGTATAAGCCCCTGGCGCCGCTTTCGACCGTGCTTTCCGTCTCGCTGCTGGCGGGAGGTCTGGCGGTGCTAGTGCTTGATCTGGGCCGTCCGGACCGCCTTACGGTGGCCATGACCAGCTATAACTTCAAGTCCATCTTCTCCTGGAACATCTACCTGTACACCGGATTCTTTGTCATTGTGCTGGCCTATCTCTGGACCATGATGGAGCGCCGGATGCACGCCGTGGCGCCGCGCATGGGCCTATTCGCCTTTGTCTGGCGGCTGGCGCTGACCACCGGTACCGGCTCGATTTTCGGCTTCATTGTCGCCCGTCAAGCCTTTGACGCGGCGATCATGGCGCCCATGTTCATCGTCTTCTCGTTTGCCTACGGCTTGGCCTTCTTTAACCTTGTCGTGATGGCCATCTACAGCTGGACCGACAGGGAGATGGGACTTTTCGTCACTCACCGCATGAGTGGCATGCTGCGGATTTTCGTCGCCGGTTCCTTCTACTTCGTCATCGTCTATCACCTGACCAACCTCTATGCCACCGAGCATCATGGTTGGGAGACGTTCGTGCTGATGAATGGCGGGATCTACACCACCTTGTTCTGGGTCGGCCAAGTGGGCATCGGCTACGTTCTGCCCATGATCCTATTATTCCATTCCGGAACCCGCGAGAACCGTGGCGCCATTGCCGGGGCCTCGATCCTGGTGATCCTGGGCGGCATGGCACAGATGTATGTAACCATCATCGGCGGTCAGGCTTTCCCGCTGGTTTTGTTCCCGGGCTTGGAAGTGTCGAGCAGCTTCGCCGATGGCGTGGTCGCCTCCTATACGCCCAGCGGCTGGGAAGTGGGTCTGGGCGTGATGGGCTTTGCGATCACTTTGCTGATCGTCACCGTGGCCATCAAGGCCCTGCGGATCGTGCCCAATTCCTTGGCGGACAAGTTCCTGGATCCGGACTATGAAAAAACTCAGGCACAACTGGCCAAGGAAGAGGCCCTCGCCGAACAGGCCTGA
- a CDS encoding tetrathionate reductase family octaheme c-type cytochrome, whose amino-acid sequence MRLRLMDRAVSFVLGFLALTLIMGGAGPVSAADKGSTADHTKFKELEGPFETGPQVTEACLKCHTEAAKQVHKTKHWTWSVVNKDTGQKLGKRNVINNFCISTQSNIGSCSTCHVGYGWVDNEFDFSSEKHVDCLVCHDGTGTYDKKRLRDKKSVNLRLIAQNVGPTSRATCGACHFKGGGGAAVKHGDLDPSMTTPDMFLDVHMDADGLNFSCATCHTTDAHMVAGSRYTPKAKGAEDIVVPGKKEQNRASCQACHGQRPMKNEKLNDHTDRLACTACHVPAFARGDFPTKMWWDWSTAGRMDENGKPMHELDARGQEIYNSKKGDFKWGSDVIPEYVWFNGDVRYTLVGDEIDPKSIVEINRFEGSADDPDSRLWPVKVMRGKQPYDAKQNTMAPVHTTGKDGYWTQFQWEDSVAKGLAAVGMEFSGELGFVETTMMWPMAHMVAPTEKSLDCVDCHAKNGRLAGVTGMYLPGRDTWPLVDYAGYALVILTLVGVLGHGFLRIVSPKNPRKH is encoded by the coding sequence ATGCGTTTGCGACTAATGGATCGTGCCGTCTCGTTTGTGCTTGGTTTCCTGGCTTTGACCCTGATCATGGGGGGCGCCGGTCCGGTTAGCGCGGCCGACAAGGGCTCCACCGCCGATCACACCAAATTCAAGGAACTGGAAGGCCCGTTCGAAACCGGACCGCAAGTCACCGAGGCCTGCCTGAAATGCCATACCGAGGCCGCCAAACAGGTCCACAAGACCAAGCATTGGACCTGGTCCGTGGTCAACAAGGATACCGGCCAGAAGCTTGGCAAGCGGAACGTTATCAATAACTTCTGCATCTCCACCCAGTCCAATATCGGCTCTTGTTCCACCTGTCACGTGGGCTATGGCTGGGTTGACAACGAGTTTGATTTCTCATCAGAGAAACATGTGGATTGCCTGGTCTGCCACGACGGCACGGGCACCTATGACAAGAAACGCCTGCGGGATAAGAAAAGTGTCAATCTGCGCCTGATCGCCCAGAACGTCGGCCCGACCAGCCGTGCCACCTGTGGCGCCTGCCACTTCAAGGGTGGCGGCGGCGCAGCCGTGAAGCATGGGGACCTGGATCCCTCCATGACCACGCCGGACATGTTCCTGGACGTGCACATGGATGCCGACGGCCTGAATTTCTCCTGCGCCACCTGCCATACCACCGATGCCCACATGGTCGCTGGCAGCCGCTATACCCCGAAAGCCAAGGGTGCCGAGGATATTGTGGTACCGGGCAAGAAGGAGCAGAACCGCGCCTCCTGTCAGGCCTGTCACGGCCAGCGCCCCATGAAGAACGAGAAATTGAACGATCATACGGATCGTCTCGCTTGTACAGCCTGCCACGTCCCGGCCTTTGCCCGCGGCGACTTCCCCACCAAAATGTGGTGGGACTGGTCCACCGCCGGTCGCATGGACGAAAATGGCAAGCCCATGCATGAACTCGATGCCAGGGGCCAAGAGATCTATAATTCCAAGAAAGGTGACTTCAAGTGGGGCAGCGATGTCATCCCGGAATATGTCTGGTTCAATGGCGACGTGCGCTACACCCTGGTCGGCGATGAGATCGATCCCAAGAGCATCGTCGAAATCAACCGCTTCGAAGGCAGCGCCGACGATCCCGACTCACGCCTTTGGCCGGTCAAGGTGATGCGCGGCAAGCAGCCCTACGATGCCAAACAAAACACCATGGCGCCGGTTCATACCACCGGGAAAGACGGCTATTGGACCCAGTTCCAATGGGAAGACTCCGTTGCCAAGGGTTTGGCGGCCGTGGGTATGGAATTCAGCGGCGAATTGGGCTTTGTTGAAACCACCATGATGTGGCCCATGGCCCATATGGTCGCGCCGACCGAAAAGTCCCTCGATTGCGTCGATTGCCACGCCAAGAATGGGCGCCTGGCGGGCGTAACGGGAATGTATCTGCCCGGTCGTGACACATGGCCGCTGGTGGACTATGCGGGCTATGCCCTGGTCATCCTGACCCTGGTGGGTGTGCTCGGCCATGGTTTCCTGCGTATCGTCTCGCCCAAAAACCCACGCAAGCACTAA
- a CDS encoding thiosulfate oxidation carrier protein SoxY, with protein sequence MDRMDHIEVRMTRRQVLAMGGTAGLAAALTTLLPAEALAGRKEAKQLLEQLTGGTKPELSRIAIDLPPYTEYGKQVRVAIAVDSPMTADDRVKAIHIIAERNTVPEIATYRFGPMSGMAKISTRIRVARTQILTVLAEMGDGSFHIGKARCKIARGGGGCG encoded by the coding sequence ATGGATCGAATGGACCACATCGAAGTACGAATGACCCGGCGCCAAGTGCTGGCCATGGGCGGCACGGCGGGGCTGGCCGCCGCGCTCACCACCCTGCTGCCCGCTGAAGCCCTGGCCGGGCGCAAGGAAGCCAAGCAACTGTTGGAGCAACTCACCGGCGGCACGAAGCCCGAGTTGAGCCGCATCGCCATCGACCTGCCGCCCTACACCGAGTATGGCAAGCAGGTGCGCGTGGCGATCGCCGTGGATAGCCCCATGACCGCCGACGACCGGGTCAAGGCCATTCACATCATTGCCGAACGCAACACGGTGCCAGAGATCGCCACCTACCGTTTCGGTCCCATGTCCGGCATGGCCAAGATTTCAACGCGGATTCGCGTCGCGCGCACCCAGATCCTCACGGTTCTGGCGGAAATGGGCGATGGTTCATTTCATATCGGCAAGGCCCGCTGCAAAATCGCCCGCGGTGGCGGTGGATGCGGTTGA
- the cobA gene encoding uroporphyrinogen-III C-methyltransferase: MTEEQSTEPQPQSPCVALVGAGPGDPDLLTVKALRLIQEADVVVYDRLVSEEIMDLIPAGATRIFAGKAALHHHMKQDDINETLVNLAKSGRRVVRLKGGDPFIFGRGSEEAMYLAEHGICFQIVPGITASAGCTAYAGIPLTHRGLATGVRIVTGHVREGEELDLDWAGLADPNTTLVIYMGLTNVERITRELIANGLSPEIPSAAVQSGTTPRQRSVTAPLSDLAAVLDKEQFKAPSLLVIGRVVALADTLAWKIPQSACDIEAHG, encoded by the coding sequence ATGACCGAAGAACAAAGCACGGAACCGCAACCCCAATCTCCTTGCGTGGCGCTGGTCGGCGCAGGCCCCGGAGACCCGGACCTGCTGACCGTTAAGGCTCTGCGACTCATTCAAGAAGCCGATGTGGTGGTCTACGACCGCTTGGTATCCGAGGAGATCATGGACCTGATTCCCGCCGGAGCGACCCGCATTTTCGCCGGCAAGGCGGCCCTGCACCATCACATGAAGCAAGATGACATCAACGAGACCCTGGTCAACCTGGCCAAGAGCGGTCGCCGGGTCGTGCGTCTGAAGGGCGGCGATCCGTTCATTTTCGGACGCGGCAGCGAAGAAGCCATGTATCTGGCCGAACACGGCATCTGTTTTCAGATCGTGCCGGGCATTACCGCCTCGGCGGGCTGCACCGCCTATGCCGGTATCCCCCTGACCCATCGCGGGCTGGCCACCGGCGTTCGGATCGTCACCGGCCACGTGCGCGAAGGCGAGGAACTGGACCTGGATTGGGCGGGTCTGGCCGATCCCAACACGACGCTGGTGATCTATATGGGCCTGACCAATGTGGAGCGCATCACCCGCGAGCTGATCGCCAATGGTCTATCGCCAGAGATTCCCTCCGCCGCCGTGCAATCGGGCACCACGCCCCGTCAGCGGTCGGTCACGGCGCCCCTTTCGGATCTAGCCGCGGTATTGGATAAGGAACAGTTCAAAGCGCCGAGTCTCCTGGTCATCGGTCGTGTGGTCGCCCTGGCTGATACACTGGCCTGGAAAATCCCGCAGTCAGCTTGCGACATTGAGGCCCATGGATAG
- the soxZ gene encoding thiosulfate oxidation carrier complex protein SoxZ, with the protein MNDKAPEVKVPALIKPGEDFLIRTKAWHPMETGWRKDHEGKTVPRNRIRTFTCTFNGQEVVTSDWHSGVSENPYFTFHARVPGAGTFEFAWVADDGTTYRQSATVAVASA; encoded by the coding sequence ATGAACGACAAAGCACCCGAAGTGAAGGTTCCGGCCCTCATCAAACCTGGCGAGGACTTCCTTATCCGCACCAAGGCCTGGCATCCCATGGAGACCGGCTGGCGCAAGGACCATGAAGGAAAGACCGTACCCCGCAACCGGATTCGCACCTTCACCTGCACTTTCAATGGTCAGGAAGTGGTAACGTCTGACTGGCATTCCGGGGTTTCGGAAAACCCTTACTTCACGTTCCATGCCCGGGTCCCCGGCGCGGGAACTTTCGAATTTGCCTGGGTCGCTGACGACGGTACCACCTATCGCCAGAGCGCCACCGTTGCGGTGGCAAGCGCCTGA
- a CDS encoding rhodanese-like domain-containing protein, whose amino-acid sequence MTRLTGFLFLLSFVLAPWVGDASAAEEAAFKKYTKIIDYDAFKAYAVIPVRDDVVIVDSRPTRKKYDIGHIPGAINIPNTFFDKKVDMLPKDKAKALIFYCGGLKCPLSHKSAYKAEALGYTNAMVFAEGFPKWKKSGNYASVSEAYVKKLIDKPDGSVIIDARPARKKYNKGHVPTAINIPNTFFDKQKDKLPADKATRLIFYCGGPKCPLSLKSANKAKALGYTNIMLFQAGYPAWKKAYGAGDAAAAPAEKAMPKQAVKLEVGPDGDTITINSFKAILANAPDSIHLLDVRDPGEFKAAHMPNVGNIPVEELEEQVASLPADKPLVFVCATGARSSEAYDIVKMVKPDMEVYYLDAVVDFAKDGGIKISPPE is encoded by the coding sequence ATGACACGGTTAACCGGTTTCCTGTTCCTTCTGAGTTTCGTCCTGGCCCCTTGGGTCGGAGACGCCTCGGCAGCCGAAGAAGCGGCCTTTAAGAAGTATACGAAAATCATCGATTACGATGCTTTCAAGGCCTATGCGGTGATTCCCGTCCGCGACGACGTGGTCATCGTCGATTCCCGCCCAACCCGCAAGAAATACGACATCGGCCATATTCCGGGAGCAATCAACATACCCAACACCTTCTTCGACAAGAAAGTGGATATGCTGCCCAAGGATAAGGCCAAAGCCTTGATCTTCTACTGCGGCGGCCTGAAATGCCCGCTCAGCCATAAGTCCGCCTACAAGGCCGAGGCTTTGGGCTACACCAACGCCATGGTGTTTGCCGAAGGCTTCCCGAAATGGAAGAAATCTGGCAACTACGCATCGGTCTCCGAGGCCTATGTGAAAAAACTGATCGACAAGCCCGACGGCTCGGTAATCATTGATGCCCGCCCGGCCCGCAAGAAATACAACAAGGGTCATGTGCCCACGGCGATCAACATTCCCAACACTTTCTTCGACAAGCAGAAAGATAAGCTGCCCGCCGACAAGGCGACCCGGTTGATCTTCTATTGCGGCGGCCCGAAATGCCCGCTGAGCCTGAAATCCGCCAACAAGGCCAAGGCCCTGGGCTACACCAATATCATGCTGTTCCAGGCCGGCTATCCCGCCTGGAAGAAGGCCTATGGGGCCGGTGATGCGGCGGCGGCGCCCGCCGAAAAGGCCATGCCGAAGCAGGCGGTGAAGCTGGAAGTGGGCCCCGATGGCGATACCATCACCATCAATTCATTCAAGGCCATCCTCGCCAACGCGCCCGATAGCATCCACCTGCTCGACGTGCGGGATCCGGGCGAATTCAAGGCCGCCCATATGCCAAACGTCGGCAACATCCCGGTGGAAGAACTGGAAGAACAGGTGGCCAGTTTGCCCGCGGACAAGCCCTTGGTTTTCGTTTGCGCCACCGGCGCCCGTAGCAGCGAAGCCTATGACATCGTCAAGATGGTGAAACCGGACATGGAGGTCTATTACCTGGACGCCGTGGTGGACTTCGCCAAGGACGGCGGCATCAAGATCTCGCCGCCGGAATAA